A portion of the Deinococcus terrestris genome contains these proteins:
- a CDS encoding prolyl oligopeptidase family serine peptidase, whose protein sequence is MTPSYPESPRGDHVDVYTDPHGREVRVPDPYRWLEDPDSPETRAWVEAQNRVTGAYLEALPARAAYRERLTSLWNYPKEGTPWKRGERYFRQFNPGLLNQPVLEVADDPRGPWRTLLDPNTLSADGTVALAGASVSEDGRRLAYGTQSGGSDWVTWQVRDVATAEDLPDRLDWSKFSGAEWLPDGSGFYYSAYDAPTEGGVLTGANKNQRLMFHRVGTPQAEDSLVIARPDEPDWGFRPQVTHDGRFLVLHVWKGTDPKNLLWVRDLASDGPWTELVPDFRASFELIGNEGDVLLLKTDEDAPREKVIAWDISTGERRDLIPEGPHKLDYVAAVPGGLLAVTLEDASHRVTLHGRDGTRQREIALPGLGSLMGLSTQEDDPEVFLGFTSFLTPAMPYRLLLPDGEPEPLADPALTFDASAYEVTQEFATSRDGTRVPLFLVARKDMVRDGQNPTLLYGYGGFNISLTPAFSPSRLAWLERGGVYVQANLRGGGEYGEEWHRAGTLGQKQNVFDDFIAVAEHLIASGVTSPAHLGIQGGSNGGLLVGACMTQRPDLFAAAIPQVGVLDMLRYQHFTIGWAWASDYGRADDPQMLAALLAYSPLHNLKEGTAYPATLITTGDHDDRVVPAHSFKFAAELQRAHGGEAPVLIRIQTRAGHGAGKPTALVIEEAADVWAFLEDRLGGPR, encoded by the coding sequence GTGACCCCCTCATACCCGGAGTCTCCGCGTGGCGACCACGTGGACGTGTACACCGACCCCCACGGCCGCGAGGTCCGCGTGCCCGATCCCTACCGCTGGCTGGAGGACCCCGACTCGCCCGAAACCCGCGCCTGGGTGGAGGCGCAGAACCGGGTGACGGGGGCGTACCTGGAGGCCCTGCCCGCCCGCGCCGCTTACCGGGAACGCCTGACCTCCCTGTGGAATTACCCCAAGGAAGGCACGCCCTGGAAACGCGGCGAGCGGTACTTCCGGCAGTTCAACCCCGGCTTGCTGAACCAACCTGTGCTGGAGGTAGCGGACGATCCGCGTGGGCCGTGGCGCACCCTGCTCGACCCCAACACGCTGAGCGCGGACGGGACGGTGGCGCTGGCGGGGGCGTCGGTGAGCGAGGACGGCAGGCGGCTCGCCTACGGCACCCAGAGCGGCGGCAGCGACTGGGTGACCTGGCAGGTGCGCGACGTGGCGACCGCAGAAGACCTCCCCGACCGCCTCGACTGGAGCAAGTTCAGCGGCGCCGAATGGCTCCCCGACGGCTCCGGCTTCTACTACAGCGCCTACGACGCGCCCACGGAAGGCGGCGTCCTGACCGGGGCGAACAAAAATCAGCGCCTGATGTTCCATCGGGTCGGTACTCCGCAGGCCGAAGACTCCCTCGTCATCGCCCGGCCCGACGAGCCCGACTGGGGTTTCCGCCCGCAGGTGACGCATGACGGCCGCTTCCTCGTCCTGCACGTCTGGAAGGGCACCGACCCCAAGAATCTGCTGTGGGTGCGCGACCTCGCCTCGGACGGCCCCTGGACCGAACTCGTTCCCGACTTCCGGGCCAGCTTTGAGCTGATCGGCAACGAGGGCGACGTGCTGCTGCTCAAGACCGACGAGGACGCGCCGCGTGAGAAGGTGATCGCCTGGGACATCAGCACGGGCGAGCGCCGTGACCTTATCCCGGAAGGGCCGCACAAGCTGGACTACGTGGCGGCAGTGCCCGGCGGCCTCCTCGCCGTCACCTTGGAGGATGCCAGCCACCGGGTCACGCTGCACGGGCGCGACGGCACCCGCCAACGCGAAATTGCCCTGCCCGGCCTCGGCTCCCTGATGGGCCTGAGCACCCAGGAGGACGACCCCGAGGTCTTCCTGGGCTTCACGTCCTTCCTGACTCCGGCCATGCCCTACCGCCTGCTCCTCCCCGACGGCGAACCCGAACCGCTGGCCGACCCCGCGCTGACCTTCGACGCCTCCGCCTACGAGGTCACGCAGGAGTTCGCCACCAGCCGCGACGGAACGCGGGTGCCCCTCTTCCTCGTGGCGCGAAAGGACATGGTCCGCGACGGCCAGAACCCCACCCTGCTGTACGGCTACGGCGGGTTCAACATTAGCCTCACGCCTGCCTTCAGCCCCTCGCGGCTGGCGTGGCTGGAGCGCGGCGGCGTGTACGTGCAGGCCAACCTGCGCGGCGGCGGCGAGTACGGCGAGGAGTGGCACCGGGCGGGCACGCTGGGGCAGAAGCAGAACGTCTTCGACGACTTCATCGCGGTGGCCGAACACTTGATCGCCTCGGGCGTGACCTCGCCCGCGCACCTCGGGATTCAGGGCGGCAGCAACGGCGGGCTGCTGGTCGGCGCGTGCATGACCCAGCGCCCAGACCTCTTCGCAGCGGCCATTCCGCAGGTCGGCGTGCTGGACATGCTGCGCTATCAGCACTTCACTATCGGCTGGGCTTGGGCGTCCGACTATGGCCGCGCCGATGACCCGCAGATGCTGGCGGCCCTGCTGGCCTACTCGCCCCTGCACAACCTGAAGGAAGGCACCGCCTACCCCGCCACCCTGATCACCACGGGCGACCACGACGACCGGGTGGTTCCGGCGCATTCCTTTAAGTTCGCCGCCGAGTTGCAGCGGGCGCACGGGGGAGAGGCCCCGGTGCTCATCCGCATCCAGACGCGGGCCGGGCACGGGGCAGGCAAGCCGACCGCACTGGTGATTGAGGAGGCCGCCGACGTGTGGGCCTTTCTGGAGGACCGGCTGGGCGGCCCCCGCTGA
- a CDS encoding glycosyltransferase family 4 protein: MRIGIVTATYLPSRNGVATSTALYARGLRERGHEVRVFAPRHPQARGHEEGVYRLNSSFAGARALGAPADYPVLLAPGPLLTSRLPLRDLDVLHTMHPFLAGRLALRWSRFSGAPVVFTAHTQYDQYLHYAPMPKRVGRAMLRPHVAAFARRVDTVLAPGRAMVEMLRDYGFGGEVELFPNPVDLASFREARGEAFRAEYGVPGDVPLVMYLGRLAPEKNLDVMLRAFAQAQASRPELRLLVVGDGPGRAAAQAVAPPGVTFTGPVPYARVPEALAAADAFITASTSEVLPMSMIEALAAGAPLVAAQSPAALDLVQEGVNGTVTEATPDELAAGLLDVLHPARLPELQTGARASAAQYDLPTRAAALEEVYRRTVAQGRTRSRLWTGRSG; this comes from the coding sequence GTGCGAATCGGGATCGTGACCGCCACCTACCTGCCGTCCCGCAACGGCGTCGCCACGAGTACCGCGCTGTACGCCCGTGGCCTGCGCGAACGCGGGCACGAGGTCCGCGTCTTCGCGCCGCGCCACCCCCAGGCGCGTGGCCATGAGGAAGGCGTCTACCGCCTGAACTCGTCCTTCGCGGGGGCGCGGGCGCTCGGGGCTCCGGCCGATTACCCAGTCCTGCTCGCGCCGGGGCCGCTGCTGACCTCGCGCCTGCCGCTGCGCGACCTTGACGTGCTGCACACCATGCATCCCTTCCTGGCCGGGCGGCTCGCGCTGCGCTGGTCGCGCTTCTCGGGCGCCCCAGTCGTTTTTACCGCGCATACCCAGTACGACCAGTATCTGCACTACGCCCCCATGCCCAAGCGGGTGGGCCGGGCGATGTTGCGCCCGCATGTGGCCGCGTTTGCGCGGCGGGTCGACACCGTGCTGGCCCCCGGCCGCGCGATGGTGGAGATGCTGCGCGACTACGGCTTCGGCGGAGAGGTGGAGCTGTTTCCCAACCCGGTGGACCTCGCCAGCTTCCGGGAGGCGCGGGGCGAGGCCTTCCGGGCCGAGTACGGGGTGCCGGGGGACGTGCCGCTGGTCATGTACCTGGGCCGCCTCGCCCCCGAGAAGAATCTGGACGTGATGCTGCGGGCCTTTGCCCAGGCACAGGCGTCGCGGCCCGAGCTGCGGCTGCTCGTCGTGGGCGACGGGCCGGGGCGGGCGGCGGCGCAGGCGGTGGCGCCCCCCGGCGTCACCTTCACCGGACCCGTGCCCTACGCCCGCGTGCCCGAAGCGCTGGCCGCCGCCGACGCTTTCATCACGGCAAGCACCTCGGAAGTGCTCCCCATGAGCATGATTGAGGCCCTCGCGGCCGGAGCGCCGCTGGTGGCCGCGCAGAGTCCGGCCGCGCTGGACCTCGTGCAGGAGGGCGTGAACGGCACCGTCACCGAGGCCACCCCGGACGAGCTGGCCGCCGGGCTGCTGGACGTGCTGCACCCCGCCCGGTTGCCCGAGTTGCAGACCGGGGCGCGGGCGAGCGCCGCGCAGTACGACCTGCCCACCCGCGCCGCCGCGCTGGAGGAGGTGTACCGCCGGACGGTGGCGCAGGGGCGCACGCGCAGCCGACTCTGGACCGGGCGGAGCGGCTGA
- a CDS encoding MerR family transcriptional regulator — MRGRLSISRFAALTGLSTKTLRYYDAVNLLRPQHVDPLTSYRFYGVSQIDPAVRIRRWRELGLPIDEIRRLLDHPEQAKEVFHHHARRLSAEIEDRQQALLHLRHFLQEAPMNYRTELLPARQTLSIRTRLQPPHYEVIPEALRELMLYARAQGYQVDAPSFFVHDNDDQGEGSLVEICLPIAGEVKPQGRIEVRTFEGGKAFLGRFVGPYDQTGAAYSAVVEEALRRGLSITGVTAEFYVKSVPDTPNPEAYETDIAFFLEEETGV; from the coding sequence ATGCGAGGTCGCCTGAGCATCTCCCGGTTCGCCGCCCTCACCGGCCTCTCGACGAAGACCTTGCGGTACTACGACGCGGTCAACCTGCTCCGGCCCCAGCACGTCGATCCGCTCACCAGCTACCGCTTCTACGGCGTGTCCCAGATTGACCCGGCCGTCCGCATCCGCCGCTGGCGGGAGCTGGGGCTGCCCATCGACGAGATTCGGCGACTCCTTGACCATCCCGAGCAGGCAAAGGAGGTCTTCCATCATCACGCCCGTCGCCTGAGCGCCGAGATCGAGGACCGGCAACAGGCCTTGCTGCACCTGCGCCACTTTCTTCAGGAGGCCCCCATGAATTACCGCACCGAGCTCCTGCCCGCCCGCCAGACCCTCAGCATCCGCACCCGGCTCCAGCCGCCCCACTACGAGGTCATTCCCGAAGCCCTGCGGGAACTGATGCTGTACGCCAGGGCCCAGGGCTATCAGGTGGACGCCCCGAGCTTCTTCGTGCATGACAACGACGACCAGGGCGAGGGCAGTCTCGTCGAGATCTGTCTGCCCATCGCGGGCGAGGTGAAACCCCAGGGGCGCATCGAGGTCCGGACCTTTGAGGGGGGGAAGGCTTTTCTCGGCCGGTTTGTAGGCCCCTACGACCAGACGGGGGCCGCGTATTCGGCTGTGGTGGAGGAGGCCCTCCGGCGGGGGCTGAGCATCACCGGAGTCACCGCCGAGTTCTACGTCAAGAGCGTGCCGGATACCCCGAATCCCGAGGCTTACGAGACGGACATCGCCTTCTTTCTGGAAGAAGAGACAGGAGTGTGA